A stretch of the Rosa rugosa chromosome 5, drRosRugo1.1, whole genome shotgun sequence genome encodes the following:
- the LOC133709532 gene encoding chitinase-like protein 2: MEAKWILVLFSIILVVQNVNGEDESLSSSVKPLVKVVKGKKLCDKGWECKGWSAYCCNQTISDYFQSYQFEDLFSKRNSPVAHAVDFWDYHSFITAAAQYQPHGFGTTGGKLQGMKEVAAFLGHVGSKTSCGYGVATGGPLAWGLCYNKEMSPDKLYCDDYFKYTYPCAPGASYHGRGALPLYWNYNYGEAGEALKVDLLNHPEYIEQNATLAFQAAIWRWMTPVKKNQPSAHEVFVGKWKPTKNDTLAKRVPGFGTTINVLYGDQACGQGDVDSMNNPISHYLYYLDLTGVGREEAGPHDVLSCAEQEPFERSSSSSSSSSS; the protein is encoded by the exons ATGGAGGCCAAGTGGATTCTTGTGCTTTTCTCAATCATCCTCGTAGTGCAAAATGTGAATGGTGAAGATGAGTCATTATCATCGTCTGTGAAGCCATTGGTGAAGGTAGTAAAGGGCAAGAAGCTGTGTGACAAGGGTTGGGAGTGTAAGGGATGGTCTGCTTATTGTTGTAACCAAACCATTTCAGACTATTTTCAGTCTTACCAATTTGAGGACCTTTTCTCTAAGCGCAACTCGCCTGTGGCGCATGCAGTGGATTTCTGGGACTACCATTCTTTCATTACTGCTGCCGCTCAGTACCAGCCTCATGGCTTTGGTACCACAGGAGGCAAGCTCCAGGGGATGAAAGAAGTTGCGGCTTTTCTTGGCCATGTTGGCAGCAAAACTTCAT GTGGATATGGGGTAGCTACAGGAGGACCATTGGCTTGGGGTCTATGCTACAACAAGGAGATGAGTCCTGACAAGTTATACTGTGATGACTATTTCAAATACACTTATCCTTGTGCTCCTGGAGCTTCATACCACGGCCGTGGTGCCTTGCCACTCTACTG GAACTACAACTATGGAGAAGCAGGAGAAGCCCTGAAGGTGGACTTGTTGAACCATCCAGAATATATAGAACAGAATGCTACTCTGGCCTTTCAGGCTGCAATTTGGAGGTGGATGACTCCAGTGAAGAAGAACCAGCCTTCAGCCCATGAAGTCTTTGTTGGAAAGTGGAAACCTACCAAGAATGACACATTGGCCAAAAGGGTTCCTGGATTTGGCACAACCATAAATGTTCTCTATGGGGATCAAGCTTGTGGTCAAGGTGATGTTGACTCCATGAACAACCCTATCTCGCATTACCTGTATTACCTTGATCTTACTGGTGTTGGCCGAGAAGAGGCAGGTCCTCATGATGTGCTCAGCTGCGCTGAGCAAGAACCTTTCGAgcgttcctcttcttcttcatcatcttcatcttcttga